The genomic region cctaGTTGATTGAAGGCATCTCAATTTCTGCACGAGCTAAGTATCCAGGATCAAACaattctagataatcctcttcgagccctTTAATATCCAGCTTCACCTAAAGTGAAATAACTTGTTCtaataccatcctcatgtttccccttttgaacaccttgagttcatcaatacaatcttcccagaagtcctctaactgtggcattgggagatatggcattagaccaagactttgagaaaaacccttattatcgaaACCTTTTCTTTCGGGATACATgggaaaattgaagttcttgagatctgctccaatgctcaaggcatctgacattgaactacaggacaacacacctaattggatgggaaaatgaccctcccatttatccctaggtTGCGCCTTTTTAACCACAGAGGTCAGCTGCCTACATATCTTCgctaaaacaaagcaatctgaacaaaaatgagggagtttgaagggttcctcttcaaagccacctattcttatatagcagaaatgaggaaactggataaagaaactgccaaacctctttatcaacatctgtgcatcctcagagattcttttggttttcacatttttcaattcatagcacaaattacctagaaaagcattgtgtacccttctgaaatcctacaaggcattatccttttgcagcatgggataaaAATCGTACACGGGAACATCTTCCTCCATGAGCTatcttggtattccaactaactccttgaCACACGTTAAATAGTATACAAGATACGAAGACATGAATAAATTATGCTtaaactgtttagccatactcaatTGCTCCCTCATTGAATTGGCAATCAGttctgcccaatcaaggtattgcttcccctCTAGTACTAACTGCACATAGCACTAAATCCAATCGTCGAAACTGTAGGCTTCTACAGAGCCTCTGactcggtgcaacaaaagcatgacatcgtgaatgtgaggcagcatgtgattcttattgggattcttgggcaacctggaaccacccctttgaggaactttCAACCAGTATTTTGCTATATTATTTCGGTGTCTAGTTCTGTCggcgttgaactcggtgattgactgagcaggggaaaaattggagaactggtaatcaatTATCTTGAAGACAAAGGAAATTACTTCATGGTTTATAgcaagaagggtttcgccattgtctcttctaatggtctcagagactggatcatacctagcaatacattccctaaccaattctgggcaagggatagctgggggaaaaGTTGCTAcctctatgagaccgctactcaaaatctctacACCAAAAGagccatcaattcccttgaataccctttcttttaaaacttcaagattctcccctttaaggtcggtatcgctaactatgggctctatacatgcaaggctaaaaacattcccgaacaagtggagtgtggacttcataactcaaagtgataagccttaaTTTGTTACAGCAACCCTACTACGAGAGAAGAAATACAGGTAAAAATTActagagagaacaagaaaaggactcaccttcacagttgagcaacCAGACGACTACCGGCGATTAAAACTTCTATCCAGGAAAAATAACACCGCAGCAGTGAGGAACAAATTTTCGGAGagttaatccttcataccttatagggaGAGCAATGATACGgaactattaagtgcaataattccaattatTAGTTTGAGTTtattaagtttgtggattggacatcgcacacatgcattaaatgcatggcggcattttttaaGTAACCactagttcccgaaatgattacttactttgaaAAGCCAACAATTGACAtcacttaagatatggttcacctTCCTTATATTTGGAaatcaatgcaccatcaaatcatttaacccgtgggacccaccaactttgaacacatatgaacatcctgaacagacttcattggggttcaagtagttcaaggtatACATTGTGCTCAGGGGAAATCCTTTCTGAGAGTATTGATTATGCCAAGTTGCTGACTATTTGTGTTGTGTTGAACATGTTGAGCacatttgaaccttttgaactcggttcaatgagttcaacgccTGGAGAGAGATGACGTAACACGTTACCGAACACGAAACCATAAAGAGCCACTGCAAAAtacttaaagaaaatgttagtatgaaaaatcccatgaacacctaggaacctgtggaacctaaatgaacctgttgaacccggttcaatatggttcaaagtgttcacagagttcaaccaattactgaAACTCAGCATTTTTTTTTATTGGAAGACGATTTGCAAACGGACTAAGGGCTTCAACCGAGGTATTACAAGATAGAATAGGACTCATAAAGGAATTTGTTCTTATTACAAAGGAAGAATGAcgcggtaacattggctctgactgaggattgtagtttgtgaagaagaatgcaaagaactctaaatctctggtttcGCATGACCAAAAGTAAATAGGGGAATAAAGGGGACTCACACCTAAACATACACTTaaaacaaaacacctaaactacTATATTATTAAATCCTTGACCACAGGACTCACAGTTTGTAAAGCTTGAGATCTTGCgcattataggtatagggcataagcATTCCATCAGAATAGCTCagtctaaaagcattttgtcccaccacttcacaAATCCTGAATGGGCCTTTCCACAATGAGTCAAATTTACCATGCTCACCCTTTGGTTCCTTCCATTTATCCCATAACAATACCTCATCTCCTTCAAGGAAACTTCTTGGAcgagctctcatgtcaaaaataTTCTTCACTCTACTTTGATGCTCTGTAATTCTATCCAccaacatctctctttcttcttccagCTTCATTAGGtacataaccctcttctctagagcattctgaaagaaagaatcCTCCACTGTTGTCTGTAGCTTGGCTGCTGACAATTCCAAGGGTAAAGAACTTTTTGCGTCgatcccatacacaagctcaaaaggtgccattccaatggctctTTTAGGTGTGATTCTATCTACCCACAAAGCTTCATATAACTTCTTATGCAAGTTTCGAGCATTTTCATCCACCAGCTTTTCAATAATCGCaaccaggttcttgttgcttgattttgCCAATCCATTACCCTGTGGAAAGTAATCAAAAGAATGTGAGAGAGTAATCTGATGTTCATAGCAAAACATGGTTAgttcttcagaggagaaatatgatgtgttatctgcaacaatcttttgaGGGACCCCAAAACGGACCACaatgcaatctttgagaaagttacacacgacctttgagtttgcctttttagtgggaatggcctccacccacttggtaaaatagtcagttgctatcaaaatgtacatatgaccagcactggaatgagggtttatcaGCCCAATGAAATCAATTCCTTAAAATTGTCTGAAAGGTTCATCAATtaccacaggccttaaaggcagAGCTACTAAATGTGGCTTCCCAGAAAAGAATTAAGAATTAAGAttaaaaattaagaattaagattaaaaattaagaattaagaattaagaattaagaattaagaactaagaattaagaattaaaaattaagattaaaaattaagaattaagattaaaaattaagaattaagaattaagattaaaaattaagattaaaaattaagaaaattatCACTTGCAGCAACGAATTCGAACCAGAAAAGCATGAGAGTAAAAAATTTTATTATTGAAACGTCCAGACATGTTTCGAGGGAATTTCACCCTCTCGTCAGTGGACTTAAATGTTTGCAATAAAATTTACAATAGAGAGGTTTAAATAGAAATGAGGGGACAACCACCTCAACTTCCGAGAAAACCAACAGTCATgctaaaaatcaattaaaaattaatcaattaacatttaatcaatcaattaataatcaattaaaagcaattaaaattcaatcaattaattaatagaattaattaatcaattaaataataatcaattaaaacaTCACTATGTAAGAATTTTTAAAGACCCAAAAATATAGGCATGTGCGGGTTCTTTTTGGCGAGAGCCATACAAGTATAGATAAATTAGGGTTTAGGGAAACCCTCATGTTCGTCACAGAGTAATTGGGCATGAGGGGACCCGACTCCTAACAGGAGGCACATAATTCCAAATAAAACATAGTGATGGCGATCAAGAGGCTGGGACCCACGAGCAAGGAGGAACCGGAAACCAATAGAAACCGAGAACCACCAATGGGAAAGCTCATGGGAGCCGAAGAGTCTCCAACAGGCACAAAGGCGGGAGTCTGCACAACGGAGCCGAGCGCAGAGAAAGGGAGCCCAAGGGGAATCCGGTGGAGGCAGCCTGTGTAACGGTGGCGATGTCCACAAGGGTCAAACAGACCCGTCCGCAGCAGGGAGGAGTGTGCAGGGCCGTAGCAAACATAGAGGAGAACCGGTGGGTCGAAGCAAACGCAGAGGAGAACCAGTGGTCTTCCAAAGGGGGCACAAAAGTGTCGAGGGCTGGTGAAAGCCAGCAGGGGC from Cryptomeria japonica chromosome 3, Sugi_1.0, whole genome shotgun sequence harbors:
- the LOC131078363 gene encoding uncharacterized protein LOC131078363; the encoded protein is MFCYEHQITLSHSFDYFPQGNGLAKSSNKNLVAIIEKLVDENARNLHKKLYEALWVDRITPKRAIGMAPFELVYGIDAKSSLPLELSAAKLQTTVEDSFFQNALEKRVMYLMKLEEEREMLVDRITEHQSRVKNIFDMRARPRSFLEGDEVLLWDKWKEPKGEHGKDKKPPQVRHKPNSTLDFCTPRHTRSRSAA